A genomic window from Glycine soja cultivar W05 chromosome 10, ASM419377v2, whole genome shotgun sequence includes:
- the LOC114370441 gene encoding acid phosphatase 1-like, with amino-acid sequence MGKTLWFFLVFTCLLIPLAVADWNILKLQTQDGLKISLKNYCESWRMNVELHNIRDFQVVPEECTEYIGKYVKSTQYKVDSQRASEECLVYLSTSCNLKKDGLDAWIFDIDDTLLSTVPYYKNNLYGGKKLNVTSLEEWMRKGNAPALDHSLNLYNELKSRGVQIIMVTSRKEHLRSATIDNLVKVGYYGWTKIVFRDPANELVSVQKYKSDVRRQIINEGYRIWGIVGDQYSSIEGIPNPRRAFKLPNPMYYVA; translated from the exons atggggaAAACACTTtggttctttttggttttcACATGCCTTTTGATTCCTCTAGCAGTTGCAGATTGGAACATACTGAAGCTGCAGACACAAGATGGATTGAAGATCAGCCTGAAGAACTATTGTGAAAGCTGGAGGATGAATGTGGAGCTGCACAACATTAGGGACTTCCAAGTTGTGCCTGAAGAGTGCACTGAATACATTGGAAAATATGTTAAGTCCACACAGTACAAAGTAGACTCACAGAGGGCATCTGAAGAGTGCTTGGTTTACCTTAGCACCAGCTGTAATTTGAAGAAAGATGGATTGGATGCTTGGATTTTTGACATTGATGATACCCTGCTTTCAACTGTTCCTTACTACAAGAATAATCTATATGG GGGAAAGAAACTGAATGTGACATCTCTAGAGGAATGGATGCGCAAAGGCAATGCACCTGCTCTTGATCACTCATTGAACCTATACAATGAACTTAAATCCAGGGGTGTGCAAATCATTATGGTTACTTCAAGGAAGGAGCATCTCAGATCAGCCACAATTGACAACCTTGTCAAAGTTGGTTATTATGGGTGGactaaaattgtctttag AGATCCTGCTAATGAATTGGTGTCAGTGCAAAAGTACAAGTCTGATGTGAGAAGGCAAATAATAAATGAGGGTTATCGCATTTGGGGCATTGTTGGGGACCAATACAGTAGCATTGAGGGGATTCCAAACCCCAGAAGGGCATTTAAACtcccaaatccaatgtactatGTTGCCTAA